Below is a window of Zerene cesonia ecotype Mississippi chromosome 18, Zerene_cesonia_1.1, whole genome shotgun sequence DNA.
TTCACAGACAGTCCTGAGTCCTTACATCttcaaaagttatataaataaatagctcaAGCTTCCTAAACATtagtattaaacattttatgtgtTACACTCACAACCTCATATACAGGTTTGTATTTCAACATTTGTGATATGAATTATCTTTTGTGGTGTGACAATGGATAAACACACCCACTTAAGTTGAAGCGAGTTTGATGTACTACAGATCcaatatttgtaatgaataatCTTAGAGATCACCCCTGAGTCCATACGTGTAAAGACCAGAGAAGCTTATTAGTAGTGTGTCTAGTAGTGAGTCTATAATTcttgataattaatatgagaATGAAAAACGTTGCATCATGAATACCCGTACCTATACATATGATGATGGCATAGCCAAATAAGTTGGCAATAagctatattaaatacatgcGGCTGTCTGCGCTGGCTTTACGCTAAAATGAACGATGAAAGAATACTTAAATTGGtccagtaattcctgagattagcacatTCAAACAGTCGAACAAACTATTCAGGTttctattacaattaaattaattaatggtaggtacaaaagtataaatatatatgttgatACAGGTAACTGCAATGTGaattacaaaagaaaactATCTTCGTTATTATATAGCATTTCTAATGTAAGTACTGTAAGAAAGCTAGCatggaaataataatgaataaatgcaaaatattcatgattataaatataaataacgaaaatcTGTTTCTTATTAATACGCGTCTCCCATAAAATAGACAGatgttcaataaaaatactgttgAGTGGTCTACTATTTAAGACgtcaataaacaaacacattttattatcgaacaatttctttcaatttattgCATCTGCTGTTTACTTCCAAACGATGTATTTTACTACACCTATATTGAAGAGACGTAGGTTCTCAAAGTTTCAGTAATTTCTATCGCTTTCACAATTTAGTTCCTTAACTTTCTAGAACATGCTtttctatctatatttataaaggacaatctttttttcatattatacttCTCATAACTCCAGAATATATGAGcggattttaatgatgttTCTCCGTTGGATTCGTCTCAAATGGAACTAggataatagaatataattacataattacatttcatattttgcaCTCCAGATGCATTGTAGCAGAGCTGAATATGTGAAGGATTATGAATTATGAACTGTTGCGGTGATGCCTGAACTGACTGAGaaagaacttttaaatattattataacgtcACGGGAAGAAAGAGTTGATGTGAAATTAGATTGGAAGTTGGGGAGTGTGTTTTAATGTATAGATGTCGCAGAATAAAGTTACATGTATATTGATATGTAATTAACTAATTAGCAATAGGTACTATACTATTTCCTTTTCTACAATGTCTAAAATAAGAATAcacatttactatatttagtAAATACTGAAATCATTAAAggtatatctaaaaataaaacgttcgAATTTGATTCGTTTTCGATATGCTAGATGTCCTCTTCGTTGGTACGAAGAAATAACACTAaacgttaatataataacattcattcaaatcaatgtattttacttttatttgcgACTTAAATTGGtcgtgtatttattttttaaaaccatCTAATGCAAGCGACTTTTTTGGTAAGTATacaatgtattgttttataaaggcGAAGAAAATTGTACTTTACTCAGATCTTAGGGTtaatagagaaataaaaagtCTTAAAATGTATGCACTAAAAACAGAGTTCTTTCTAGTACTGGGctaaattgaaaaaagtagattcaaatgtttcaaaaatctcattcaaattttttttttacaattagtcatatataacataatgtcTGTGAAACTAGACCAGATTGTGAACGCAGTCTATTGAAATAAGTGTGTCGTTTGTGGAAAACTCGATCTAAATATAGGGCGTGGATTATTTTGGACGCGGCGTGTCGCGGCGCGCGATTCTCGCTAACCTAAACACATTACCGCTCTTTGTCTGAGCTTACgtttattacgtttttaaCTATTACTGCGGTAATTATAATGATGGTAATCTCATTACGACTTAGAACTGCTTATCCTTTATGGTTGTGAAGTGAATTTCGTGATCGTTATGattgttaaattgttgttattgttcGCTTGTTCGAGATGTGTTCTAACAGGCCCGCCCAATATCGGTATGtcactgttattatttaaatacgtatGTTGAAGTTCCGGTTTTTATTAATCcttttgttgatttttctTGACTATATGCtgtattacatattatctgtatattttttagaagGGTGGATTAGATTTCGTTGATAGAATTAATCATGCTTAGCAAATTACATGAAGTggtcaaatattaaatttaaaatatttatttagtctaTACTGTTACATATGCATTACACAGTcaagaatttttaaacatttttaaacattttcactAAGAGCAATTTTATGTCGCGAAAGCTTACATCACTTTGcgtttattatgattttaagcGATGTCAGTTGTGATAAAAATGTCCCTGGAAACAAAACACAGTGTctacaaattgaaattaattgcgAGTGCTATTATTATgcaatttagataaaaatgattgatgtataaaatttgtataattatccAGAAGCTATTACTTCGaaccattaatttattacaatatgcgTGATGCAGTAATTTGCTTTTGTATgtcttatttgtattatttatagagcatttctttaatatgtatatatggttttgttgtattttcaGGTGGTATTTTTTATGCCGATGATATTGACTCAAAAATAGCTTTGGAAGTGAGTGCggaaaaattcaattttaccGCTTTAACAATAGAAGTGTCCAGGCGAGGAGCGATCCTTGAGATAAGTGAGAACGTGTGTCAACTGGCTGAGGTAATGCTGTTTAATATATAGGGGATATGTATGGAATGAAAAAGAGACTGCATCATTTTGCTAAATGCCTCGATTCCCGCTcagaatactataaaaaaaagtaacagatgtcaaaaaattcattttgtatCTAAAGATTTTAAACATAAGGTATGAATTAGTATGAAGTACGTACGAATAAAGGCTGCTGAAGACTCTggatgaattaataattaaaagctcttatatataaatatttaaaatcaacattAAAACTCAAGAATACTGTCCGATTtaaaggggtaagggataaataaataaaggaccACATGGATTAAGGAATATAATGGAGAGGGTGAGAAAAAAGATATGGGCCACCGGCTCCACTACACCGAACGAAATATACTGCAAATGTAGGAGAATTCGTATTCGTATAACGATATTCAGTAtaggtgtggtaccttccatGGTGCGAGCGAGCACAATTTCTGAAGCGTGCTCGCCTCCTACAtttataagtacattattGTTCACTCTATTCAGCCTTTGAGATTCCGTAATATCTATTATGAGAGTTCATTACAACTTTGATACCTAGAAAAggtaatataaactatccttaTTCCCAGGAAGGTGTAATAGGTTTCATAGATGGCACGGGCGGCAGGGCGACGGAGCACGCGCAAGCTATTTGCGATGGCTTGGAATTGCCCCTCATAGTGCTACAACATAACGACCTTTATAGCAGAAATTGGTCGCTAATCAATTTATACCCCAGCCCACTTGCCTTTAATATGGTGAGCGTATATCTtggagttataaataattcttccGATTGAAATCATTTGATTcgtctgatttttttttcataactttGTACAGTGATAGATCATGGGCCGctaatcaatttatatcaataccTTGCCTATGATATTGTCAGTTAATACAAGTAGAAGTTATtaaacaacatattattttgattgaaattatttcattgcatCCAaacttttatgatatataattaacaatgaaGACAGTTGCGTcgggaattatttttaatctatgaagtagataattcatttaatagtaTGAGTTGAATATATAACGCTGAATCGAAAGAATTTGAGTAATTACATaaggcatttttttaaatgtttgagtttgtagCAATTTcgtcttttttatattgtactagctgcgccccgcggtttcacccgcgtaattccgtatctcgtagaaatatcgggataaaaagttgcctatatgttattccagttgtccagctgtctacgtactaaatttcattgcagtcggttcagcagtttttgtgtgaaagagcaacaaacacacacacacatccttacaaactttcgcatttataatattattaggattttATCCATTAGTTTATTGAttgcattttacattttttttactactaGGCGGTACAGgagttagtaaaaaaatacaactggAACAATTTCACTGTATTATACGAAAGAGGTCACAGCATGGTAAAAGTGCAGGATTTGTTAAAACTAAGCAATCCTATAGAACTAGACGCGGTCTCCGTCAGGGAGCTTAGAGGCGACAATTACCGGTAAGCCAACGTTATTCATTGGTACGACTTTAAGATTAAACTCCCACGAGGCTTAGGGGAAAAAATTAATGCAACATTCACATGAAAATTGTCTTAAAATTGTGTGTATAAAAGGAAGTAGAAACACTTAttaacaattgtttaaaaaaagttcCACAATACTTGATGAGATAAATCTCagtttgaaatgaaatgttaaaGCTTGCTTAAATGACATACGATTGATTTATGAATTCtattgtattcataaaatgcttttaattgaatactttaaagactcattttttattaaatttacttcgaacataaaacaaatccAATTGCGCAACTACAAATCTCCTTAAACTCTGTTTCTCTCTGACATTATTGGACTAATGCTCTAGACTATTTCAGAGAAGTTCTAATAAACGCAAAACACAGTGGATACACGAACTTTGTAGTTGATTGTTCTTCCAACAAATTGGAACTGGTACTACGTCAGGCGCAGCAAGTTGGTTTAATGGCGGATGGACACTCGTACATCTTTCTCTCACCTGATCTGTTTTCTTTAGACCTGACCAGATATAGATATGGAGGCGTTAATATGACAGGTAAGTTTATATGAATAGTGTACGTGTACCTTCACTCttttgaataacattttattcagtttCGATTAATGTTTTTTGGTTGAGCcgaaatggaaataaaatacaatactacTCACAAAAATCTACCACAACTCGTGTCTCATATGCTGTAGGTAAAGCTCCTTTCaggtataaaaaatgaacaaattaCAGTAGcttgtgtaataatttaaaaaatttattaggtGCTAAAAGcgcaaaaaatttaatcaaatctaAAGGAGAGTATGTTCCtttctcattaaataaatagcgtTATAGGTACTTTCGAGACtaaattttttccatttttcgtacttattttttaaatacatttcgtATTCTAaccaaacatttaattttttcatttcaaatgtgCCGAGTCAGACATCaaagtttcaaatttattttccagCTGATATTTCACGTATCCACAGACGCATTCAATCAAACTAAGTCTGCGTTCGAGGCAATgtgtatgaaaatttttaagcaAAAGTATTCTCAAGccaatgttttattcatacgTTGTTTTCCAGGTTTCCGTCTAATGGATTTAGGTGATGTTATGTTGTACAACTACACAGCTCAGTTCAATGAAGCGTCGGGTTATGCGATCGAGCCGGACAACGTTAAGACGAAGATTGTGTTAATTCATGATGCTGTAATGGTGTTCGCTAATGCTCTGTCAAAGGTCCGATACCTCAGACGGCGTGAGATCGAACCAGCGCAGCTCAATTGTGAATACTATCAATCGTGGGTATACGGATCGacattgattgattttatgaAGACGGTAATATTGTGCTAGATTTTTTCCAAATTTCTATAATCATGCacaattcatttgtttaatatgCTTATTTCTGCAGGATAAGATAAATGGTTTGACAAGATCGTTAATTTTTGACGGTTTCGGACAGAGGACCGACGTGTTTTTTGATATTGTGGAGTTAACTCCAGCAGGCAACCAAactgtatgtaaaaattaaacatagctttataagaatttactggttaatataattgtgatTGAATTTCAGATTGGTAAATGGGAGaacaataaattagaaatttcgAGACAGTTCGTCTCTAATGCCGAAATAGCAGAAGAGACTATAATGagaaataaaacgtttaaagTTCTTATTTCTACGGTAAGGAATTAAGCATTTAAATGTAGATTATtgacatattttgtaatttctcACACCAATACATCATTATTTTCGTTGTGActgtttagattttaaatattacaatttatcgtCGTACAACTGCAGACCACTTAAGTATGGCAAATCTATACTTAATGGTTTAAAATGATATCGTTTGATTAGATGATTATGAGCTAACATGATTGTTATCTACATTCATGTAATAACATcccatattttgatttattggtACGGGTTAGTGCAAAATGActatctaaaattaaaatttccattaTGAAGGCTGATTTCGACATTATGAAGGTGAAGCAATATTATTCCTGAGTGACATAGTTGaactttttatcaattaacCAGGGAGAAAATGGAGGTACGattgttaaagaaaattataaaacgaatTAAACAGTTACATTCGGCATTTATATAACAGCTTGCAAGAGACCATTAGGCTATAATGATAATGTAACCACAGACCATTAGCACAAGATAACTGGCTCCGAATCGTTTCAGACACCACCGTATGGTTATGTGAAGGAGTCGCCTCTACAACTTGAAGGAAATGATCGTTATGAAGGATTTACTATAGACCTAATCGATAAAATAGCAGACAAACTCGGGTTTAGTTACGAATTTGAAGTTGAGCCTGATTATGGAAGTTTTAATCAGGATACTAAAAAATGGAGCGGAATGGTTTTAAAACTGCGAGAGGAGGTGAATTTTATGACTTTGTAACTACCTATTCGCTGCTTTGTAAACTTTATTCTTTGGAGTTGCAGAATACTTCACTCGTTGTTTGAGAATTTCTTGaagtttataaagtaatttaataaaaatatatcatattaaattgaaatatacatatgctTCCTTaagaatcattatttatataattaatgccgaaatgataaaatgagaaaaactaattatataaattataagaactaAGCATCAGTgccaattaattgttttatttttactttttgcatgcaaaatatatatgtagtattatgttatcaatgcaaatttttttctatagcactattttttaatttgttaaatttaaacgtaaaaaataacgtagctttgaatatgtttcttttaaaatcgatatattattaattcaattctaAAGGTaacatatccttttccttacctttcccagtcctttcctttattcctctcatcaatcctttcccattcgcttcccaattaaagtcggcaatccatttgtagaggcgaaaggtctgcaattgaacttacgcctctccaaatgttcatgggcggtggtagcgcttaccatcaggcgacccaccagctccattgccgactatgacataaaaaaaaactaacttaTATCttctcataattattattttagaaagcGGACTTCGCAATTTGTGACTTTACAATAACAGCAGAGAGGCAGAGTGGCATAGACTTTTCAACTCCATTTATGTCTTTGGGCATAGGAATATTGTATAAAGAACCCAGCAAACAACCACCAgagatgttttcttttatggCTGTTTTCTCTAAAGAGGTTTGtgtattggaataaaaattaaatataaatattcattcattaattttgctaaaacaaacaaaaatattccgTGGACAATGTTCAAAACTgtgatatttatgtaataaatatgtaatagatCTGTAATGAAATCGAAGTGTACATAACAGGAATAAATTAGTTCTTATTTAAATCCAATACAAACCAAATATATATTGTCACACATTGACTTCGATGCAGTAGAATAGAATTGTAATCGAGCAATGGAGGTGCGGTTTTGTTATGAAAGAACTTTGttttacattgaaaattatctgtggttttattattatgaaggaAAAGGTTTGTAATGGATCCTTGCACACAAACAAtggaatttaattacaaatttgaaaCTACTTCTGCTTTGTTGTAGactttctaatattaaaaatgttaagaaaaGACATATACAAACTAAGGCGTATACAAACAATAgataatacatattgtattctTTGGCTTTTTTAcatgtaaacattaaaaaaaaataaaagttttgtttcataaattcGTTTAAATGAATGGGAATgcctttaaaatgttttatatcttttaatatatatttctttgtcTTCTTCCTTCTCctcattacttttttaaacaaatgtcTTCAGGTATGGTACTACATGGTGTTGGTACAATCAGCATTAGGTGTTATCATGATATTTGTGGGTCGGATCTCTCACAAAGAATGGCAGAACCCAGTACCTTGTATCGAACAACCTGAAGAGCTAACCAATCAGTTCAGTTTTGCCAATTCCGTGTGGCTTATTATTGGTTCCGTTATGCAGCAAGGGTCTGAAATAGCTCCAATGTAAGTGAACCCTTTAGAAGtcgtattacattatattttaccaaatttaaatgctttataatatttacaataatcgcactatcacactaatattataaatgtgaatgtttgtttgtttggatgtttgtccgtcaatcacgttgaaactactgaacggattttgatgtaatttggtatacaga
It encodes the following:
- the LOC119834121 gene encoding glutamate receptor ionotropic, kainate 3-like, producing MIVKLLLLFACSRCVLTGPPNIGGIFYADDIDSKIALEVSAEKFNFTALTIEVSRRGAILEISENVCQLAEEGVIGFIDGTGGRATEHAQAICDGLELPLIVLQHNDLYSRNWSLINLYPSPLAFNMAVQELVKKYNWNNFTVLYERGHSMVKVQDLLKLSNPIELDAVSVRELRGDNYREVLINAKHSGYTNFVVDCSSNKLELVLRQAQQVGLMADGHSYIFLSPDLFSLDLTRYRYGGVNMTGFRLMDLGDVMLYNYTAQFNEASGYAIEPDNVKTKIVLIHDAVMVFANALSKVRYLRRREIEPAQLNCEYYQSWVYGSTLIDFMKTDKINGLTRSLIFDGFGQRTDVFFDIVELTPAGNQTIGKWENNKLEISRQFVSNAEIAEETIMRNKTFKVLISTTPPYGYVKESPLQLEGNDRYEGFTIDLIDKIADKLGFSYEFEVEPDYGSFNQDTKKWSGMVLKLREEKADFAICDFTITAERQSGIDFSTPFMSLGIGILYKEPSKQPPEMFSFMAVFSKEVWYYMVLVQSALGVIMIFVGRISHKEWQNPVPCIEQPEELTNQFSFANSVWLIIGSVMQQGSEIAPIALAPRIITSAWWFFTMVIVASYVGTLVAFLTVEKNVLPFSNVVELYEHKSISYGAKSKGSTKQFFKDSTNPVYQKMYQKMYSKEWLVPDNDVGVDLVEKTNYALFMESTSIEYTIERHCDLLQVGGLLDSKSYGIGMKKGSPYRFFINDALIQLKETGEIQKLKDLWWKEKRGGGKCGKKQDQEQKQLGMKNMLGAFVVLGVGCCIGLLISTLDMLWGVFKRSVKYNTTFKYELIEELKFALKFSGDIKPVKRPQRALGSAEALAEQEGKDEVKSLKSIRSGRSTDTHRTHHSHSSRHSSSGLSVAFARRREYT